ACGACATCTCCAGGCAGGACCCGACTGCGAGCGGCTACTGGAGGGTACCTGTGACCGTTGCTGTCGACATCACGGACGAGCTGGTAGAGGACATCGAGATTGCGGACTCCTCATGGAACCTCAAGATGTCCACCGGAACGCTTCAAGATCTTGCTGGGAAGAGGATAATGGACGTTGGATACGACATCCGCGGGACGACTCTATACGTGTCGTACTTCTGGAACGCCTCCTCGGAGCTGAAGATAACAGTCCGCCACTTGACGAATCCGAGGATACTCACAGAGCCTGACGCTCGGGCCATCGCATATTCTGAGTATTCGACCAACTTCTCCTCTACCCTCGCAGACTCTGGTTCGTCCTCGTGGATCCTCTCAACCGACGCCCCCTGGCTCTCGATTCAGTGGAGTGGCGATGGGAACTGCCTCATTAGCGGCTTTCCGACCTCCGAGGGCACCTTCACCGCTGAGCTCACGGTCTCCGACGAGAACAGCACAGAAACCGTCACCTGGACGATCACCGTCACCCGTCCGAAGACCATCAGGGGACACGTCCAGGACTCCGGCGGGAACCCTCTCTATGCGTCCAACGTCATAGTTGTGGTCAAGGCTGGCAATCACATCAGAGCGGTCCAGTATGCGATCACGGACAAGTTCGGCTTCTACATGGTCACATTCGACCAGGGTGATTGGAATGCTGGAAACACCATCGAGGTGTCTGCGTCCAACGGCTCTGAAACCGCGACGAACTCCACAGACGCACACAACTACCCCCACCAGGAGATCAACGTGCGCCTCGCGACCGAAGTCCCCGAGTTCGGCCACCCCATCGTGTTTTTGTTGGCCGTGTCATCAGCGATGATCGCCGTGTTCGGTTCTGCTTCATGGAGAAAGCGTCGGTGAGCTAGTTCAGCGCCTTCCCATCAGCGTCTTCTCCGCATCCTTGACGATCTTTGACAGGTCCTTCTCCACATCCCTGTCCAAAGGCATGGGCACGTGCTCCCTAAGGATCTTCTTCACAACATCCTTCGCAACATCTTGAAGCGGTCTCACACCGTCCTTCTTGGCCTTCTCAGCGGTCCTCTTGTCGTAGAGCTGCGAGTTCCTGATCTCTCCCTGCCTAAGGTATTTCATGGTGTGCGGCTGGGCGAGGAAGTTGCCCATGTGGCCGACCTTGTCGATGAGGTCGATGGCCAGTGTGTCGGTGTTGACATCGAACCCGCGCACGGTTCTGAAAACATCGGCGTAAATCTCGTTGTCCACGACAAGCATCTGATAGCTCGCGGCGTTCTCCCACGCCCCACCGATGCCGGACAGGTTGTCTGCCCCCGCCATCGCGGGGATCATTGCCGTCTCCGCGCGCTCTATTCCTGCCTGTATGTCGAGCATGTTGCCGTCCATCGTCACGCCATAGACGTCGGCTATCATCTTGTACTTGTGAGCGATCTGGACAGTGGCCGCGGACGCAAGCGCCATCTCCGGCATGCCCCAGACATTCTTGCCCGTCCGGAGGTCCATCATGCTCAGCCTACCGGAATACTGTATCGGTATCTTCGTGGTAACCGTGTGGACGAGCATGACGCCCGCGAGCAGCTCAGCGTTCTGTTGTGCGAGCCCGCCCGCAATCGTGATGGGTGCCGTCCCGCCGCATATGGGGCATGGGACGAGGTCCACTGATACTCCGTACTCGGCCCCTCTGACAATGACATCTGCAGCATGTGCATCGTAGGTAAGCGGGCTGCTCGGTGAGCCGTAGACATCGAGCAGAGGCCTCTTCCTGAGCTCCTCCAGGCCGCCGGTGACACATGCCCACATCTTCGCTAGAATATCGACGCTTTCGACATTGAGCGCATAACCGGAAATGCACTTGCTCGAGTTCTTCATCATCGCTTCCTGCGTCTTGATCACGAGCAGCTCGGGAGGGACATCGGTCGCGACCACCAGGTTCGAAATGGAGTGGCAGAACTCTAGTGCATCCATCAGCCTGGTGGCGTCCTCGACGTCCTTCAGAGTGGACATCCTCATCTCGCCTGTCTCGAGGTCCATCATGCTCGGGTTGCCACCAAGGGCGTGCGCGTACATGTGCTCGCCATCGAAGTGCATGTCGTTCTTCGGGTCTCTTGCGCAGTTCTTGCCGTAGGGCATGATGTGTTTAATCGCCTCTTCCGTCATGCTCCTAGGGAATGCTAGCACATTCTTCCTCGTCGGGTGCCGTACGGCTCCAGCCTTCAGAAGCCTCTTCTGTGAGTCCTCGCTGTCGAACCTGACGCCGGTCCTTTCCAGGATCTTG
This genomic interval from Candidatus Thermoplasmatota archaeon contains the following:
- a CDS encoding trimethylamine methyltransferase family protein; amino-acid sequence: MEGIKVRFRLKVLTDDQVDDIHDASLKILERTGVRFDSEDSQKRLLKAGAVRHPTRKNVLAFPRSMTEEAIKHIMPYGKNCARDPKNDMHFDGEHMYAHALGGNPSMMDLETGEMRMSTLKDVEDATRLMDALEFCHSISNLVVATDVPPELLVIKTQEAMMKNSSKCISGYALNVESVDILAKMWACVTGGLEELRKRPLLDVYGSPSSPLTYDAHAADVIVRGAEYGVSVDLVPCPICGGTAPITIAGGLAQQNAELLAGVMLVHTVTTKIPIQYSGRLSMMDLRTGKNVWGMPEMALASAATVQIAHKYKMIADVYGVTMDGNMLDIQAGIERAETAMIPAMAGADNLSGIGGAWENAASYQMLVVDNEIYADVFRTVRGFDVNTDTLAIDLIDKVGHMGNFLAQPHTMKYLRQGEIRNSQLYDKRTAEKAKKDGVRPLQDVAKDVVKKILREHVPMPLDRDVEKDLSKIVKDAEKTLMGRR